Proteins encoded within one genomic window of Columba livia isolate bColLiv1 breed racing homer chromosome 1, bColLiv1.pat.W.v2, whole genome shotgun sequence:
- the KERA gene encoding keratocan, whose product MILKVCTSLLLLFLVNSVWTRTVRQVYDEMDPEHWSHYSFECPQECFCPPSFPNALYCDNKGLKEIPAIPARIWYLYLQNNLIETVTEKPFVNATHLRWINLNKNKITNSGIESGVLSKLKRLLYLFLEDNELEEVPAPLPVSLEQLRLARNKISRIPEGVFSNLENLTMLDLHQNSLLDSALQSDTFQGLNNLMQLNIAKNSLKKMPLSIPANTLQLFLDNNSIEVIPENYFSTIPKVTFLRLNYNKLSDDGIPPNGFNVSSILDLQLSHNQLTKIPPINAQLEHLHLDHNRIKSVNGTQICPVSIALAEDYGLYGNTPRLRYLRLDGNEIQPPIPLDIMTCFRLLQAVVI is encoded by the exons ATGATTCTAAAAGTCTGTACAAGTCTTTTGCTCTTATTCTTGGTCAACTCTGTGTGGACTCGAACTGTGAGACAAGTTTATGATGAGATGGATCCTGAGCATTGGTCTCATTACTCTTTTGAGTGTCCACAAGAGTGCTTTTGTCCACCCAGTTTCCCCAATGCATTATACTGTGATAACAAAGGACTTAAAGAAATACCTGCAATCCCAGCAAGAATTTGGTACCTCTACCTTCAAAACAATCTAATTGAAACAGTTACAGAGAAGCCTTTTGTGAATGCTACTCATCTCAGATGGATAAATCTGAACAAGAATAAGATCACCAACAGTGGAATTGAGAGTGGTGTGCTGAGCAAGCTCAAAAGGCTGCTTTACTTATTCCTTGAAGACAATGAATTGGAAGAGGTGCCTGCCCCATTACCAGTGAGCTTGGAACAGCTAAGACTGGCTAGAAACAAAATCTCCAGAATCCCAGAAGGAGTCTTCAGTAACCTGGAAAATCTTACTATGTTAGATCTGCACCAGAACAGTTTGTTGGACAGCGCACTTCAAAGTGACACCTTCCAGGGACTCAACAATCTTATGCAACTCAACATAGCAAAAAATTCACTCAAGAAAATGCCTTTAAGCATTCCAGCTAATACACTACAGCTATTTTTGGACAACAACTCGATTGAAGTGATACCAGAAAACTACTTCAGTACAATACCCAAAGTGACTTTCCTTAGGCTGAACTACAATAAATTATCTGATGATGGTATTCCCCCCAATGGTTTTAATGTTTCATCTATTCTAGATCTACAGCTGTCTCACAACCAGCTCACTAAAATTCCACCGATCAATGCTCAACTTGAGCACCTTCACCTTGATCACAACAGAATCAAAA GTGTCAACGGTACTCAAATATGCCCAGTATCAATTGCTTTAGCAGAAGACTATGGTTTGTATGGCAACACCCCTCGCCTCCGATATCTTCGTCTGGATGGAAATGAAATTCAACCCCcaatcccattggacatcatgacGTGTTTCCGACTACTTCAAGCTGTTGTAATATAA